A genomic stretch from Malus domestica chromosome 15, GDT2T_hap1 includes:
- the LOC103455780 gene encoding transcription factor MYB114-like, translated as MVPVSSRSSKKDVNRGSWTAEEDQKLAQVIEIHGPRRWKSIATKAGLKRCGKSCRLRWMNYLRPNIKRGNISDQEEDLILRLHKLLGNRWSLIAGRLPGRTDNEIKNYWNSHLSKKMKQNRAVSKTVQGSTEQKNIKANDVNALTIEREDAFKLEENFNFGFNGGQFFNCSSSEQGPLNLEWMNKFLEMDESWFTLHDI; from the exons ATGGTTCCAGTTAGCAGTCGAAGTTCTAAGAAAGATGTAAACAGAGGCTCCTGGACGGCAGAGGAGGACCAAAAACTTGCTCAAGTTATAGAAATCCACGGTCCGAGGCGTTGGAAGTCCATTGCAACTAAAGCAG gTCTTAAGCGATGTGGGAAGAGTTGCAGGTTAAGATGGATGAACTATCTTAGACCTAATATTAAGAGAGGCAATATTTCAGACCAAGAAGAAGACTTAATTCTCAGGCTTCATAAGCTTCTGGGAAACAG GTGGTCGTTGATTGCCGGAAGACTACCTGGTCGAACAGATAACGAGATCAAGAATTACTGGAACTCTCATTTGAGCAAAAAGATGAAGCAAAACAGAGCAGTTTCAAAGACAGTGCAAGGGTCCACAGAGCAAAAGAATATCAAAGCAAACGACGTGAATGCTTTAACAATTGAAAGAGAAGACGCCTTTAAACTTGAGGAGAACTTCAACTTCGGTTTCAATGGCGGCCAATTCTTCAACTGCTCGAGCAGCGAACAAGGGCCTCTGAATTTGGAGTGGATGAATAAATTCCTTGAAATGGATGAGAGTTGGTTTACTTTGCATGACATTTGA
- the LOC103400093 gene encoding cytochrome P450 CYP72A616-like encodes MEDYFLLIKMLVFSLVSVILYLVLRVVHVYWVRPRSLEKQLRKQGIRGRSYKLFHDDMKEMSTSSREAWSKPMSLNHQIAPRVLPYFHQMVQKYGKVSLGWMETRPRLIVTDPELIKDILINKNGHFIMPPLNPLVKLLQLGVSTLEGEQWTKRRRIINPAFHLEKLMGMETSFVTGCSGMIDRWEKLIGVEGSREVDVAPEFQNLISEVIALTAFGGSFEDGKLFELQKKQAALSREAYYGFYFPGFRFIPTKKNRLRYKVDNEIKAILRATIRKKEQAMENGEVGANNDLLGLLLQCKAQEENSMTIEDVIEECKSFYFAGQESIATLLTWTMILLCMHPNWQEKAREEVLRVFGKKTPDLDGIKHLKIVTMILTEVLRLYPSLVLLFRHTHQKTNVGGLSIPAGVDFVFPILFLHHDPKYWGEDVEEFNPERFSEGVVKASKDQTAFFSFGWGPRLCLGQTFAMLEGKVALAMILQHFSLELSPSYTHAPVISISVKPKHGAPIILQRI; translated from the exons ATGGAAGATTACTTCTTATTGATCAAAATGttggtattttctttggttTCTGTAATTCTGTATTTGGTTCTGAGAGTTGTTCATGTCTATTGGGTAAGACCCAGAAGCTTAGAGAAGCAGTTGAGAAAGCAAGGCATCAGAGGCAGATCTTACAAGCTTTTCCATGATGACATGAAAGAAATGAGCACGTCCAGCAGAGAAGCATGGTCCAAACCCATGTCACTCAACCACCAGATTGCTCCACGTGTCCTCCCATATTTTCATCAAATGgttcaaaaatatg GAAAAGTGAGTTTGGGGTGGATGGAAACAAGGCCAAGGCTAATAGTAACAGACCCAGAGCTAATCAAGGATatattaataaacaaaaatggGCATTTCATAATGCCACCACTGAATCCACTTGTGAAACTTCTGCAATTGGGCGTCTCAACCTTGGAAGGAGAGCAATGGACCAAACGCAGAAGGATCATCAATCCTGCTTTCCACCTTGAGAAATTAATG GGTATGGAGACTTCATTTGTAACCGGTTGTTCTGGCATGATCGATCGATGGGAAAAGTTAATTGGTGTTGAAGGATCAAGGGAAGTAGATGTGGCACcagaatttcaaaatttgattAGTGAAGTTATAGCTCTAACGGCCTTTGGAGGCAGCTTTGAAGATGGGAAGCTATTTGAGCTTCAGAAAAAGCAAGCCGCTTTATCACGTGAAGCCTATTATGGTTTCTATTTCCCAGGGTTCAG ATTCATACCCACCAAAAAGAACAGATTGAGGTATAAGGTGGACAATGAAATCAAAGCAATATTAAGGGCTACGATCAGGAAGAAAGAGCAAGCcatggaaaatggtgaagtgGGTGCAAATAATGATTTGTTGGGTTTACTGTTACAATGCAAAGCACAAGAGGAAAATAGTATGACAATTGAGGATGTCATAGAGGAGTGCAAGTCATTCTACTTTGCTGGCCAAGAAAGCATAGCCACCTTGTTGACTTGGACGATGATTCTGTTATGCATGCATCCAAACTGGCAAGAAAAGGCAAGAGAAGAAGTCCTCCGTGTgtttggaaagaaaacacctgATTTAGATGGCATAAAACACCTCAAAATC gtgacgatgatattgaccgaagttTTGAGGCTATATCCATCTCTAGTTCTTCTATTTAGGCACACCCACCAGAAAACAAATGTAGGAGGCCTTTCCATCCCAGCTGGGGTTGATTTCGTGTTTCCGATTCTTTTTCTACATCACGATCCAAAATATTGGGGTGAAGATGTTGAGGAGTTCAACCCAGAGAGATTTTCCGAAGGAGTTGTGAAGGCATCAAAGGATCAAACTGCATTTTTCTCATTTGGGTGGGGGCCTAGATTATGTCTAGGGCAAACTTTTGCTATGTTAGAAGGAAAGGTAGCTCTGGCGATGATTCTTCAGCATTTTTCACTTGAGCTCTCACCTTCTTACACTCATGCTCCTGTTATCTCGATTTCCGTTAAGCCAAAACATGGAGCCCCAATCATACTGCAGAGGATATAA
- the LOC139192431 gene encoding myb-related protein 308-like, whose amino-acid sequence MGLDQVSLLDMLISFMSSWKSLWSLIAGRLPGRTDNEIKNYWNSCLGKKMKQNRAVLKTEQESSEPNNIKAMEVNALTIEREDAFKREENFKFGLNVNEFFDCSGSDDGPLNLEWMNKFVEMDESWFTLHDI is encoded by the exons ATGGGTTTGGACCAGGTTTCCTTGCTGGACATGCTAATCTCTTTCATGTCATCCTGGAAAAGCCT GTGGTCGTTGATTGCCGGAAGGCTACCTGGTCGAACAGATAACGAGATCAAGAATTATTGGAACTCTTGTCTGGGCAAAAAGATGAAGCAAAACAGAGCAGTTTTAAAGACAGAGCAAGAGTCCTCTGAGCCTAACAATATAAAAGCAATGGAGGTGAATGCTTTGACAATTGAAAGAGAAGACGCCTTCAAACGTGAGGAGAACTTCAAGTTCGGCTTGAATGTCAACGAATTCTTCGACTGCTCGGGCAGCGACGACGGGCCTCTGAATTTGGAGTGGATGAATAAATTCGTTGAAATGGATGAGAGTTGGTTTACTTTGCATGACATTTGA
- the LOC103415571 gene encoding cytochrome P450 CYP72A616-like, which produces MEASFVTSYSGMIDRWKKLIGVEASREVDVAPEFQKMATDVIARTAFGSSFEEEKLFELQRKQAALSREAYYGFYFPGLRFIPTKKNRLRYRVDNEIKAILRAAIRKKEQAMENGEVGANNDLLGLLLEGKAQEENSMTIEDVIEECKSFYFTGQETITTLLTWTMILLCMHPNWQEKAREEVFRVFGKKTPDLYDIKHLKIVSMILNEVLRLYPVVVLLFRHTHQKTNVGGLSIPAGVDFVFPVLFLHHDPKYWGEDVEEFNPERFADGVGKASKDEVVFFPFGLGPRTCIGQTFAGFETKVALAMILQHFSFELSPSYTHAPVMSISVKPKHGAPIILHRI; this is translated from the exons ATGGAAGCTTCATTTGTAACCAGTTATTCTGGCATGATCGATCGATGGAAAAAGTTAATTGGTGTTGAAGCATCAAGGGAGGTAGATGTGGCACCAGAGTTTCAAAAAATGGCTACTGATGTTATAGCTCGAACGGCCTTTGGAAGCAGCTTTGAAGAGGAGAAGCTATTTGAGCTTCAGAGAAAGCAAGCCGCTTTATCGCGTGAAGCCTATTATGGTTTCTATTTTCCAGGTCTCAG ATTCATACCCACCAAAAAGAACAGGTTGAGGTATAGGGTGGACAATGAAATCAAAGCAATATTAAGAGCTGCGATCAGGAAGAAAGAGCAAGCcatggaaaatggtgaagtgGGTGCAAATAATGATTTGTTGGGTTTACTGTTAGAAGGCAAAGCACAAGAGGAAAATAGCATGACAATTGAGGATGTGATAGAGGAGTGCAAGTCATTCTACTTTACTGGCCAAGAAACCATAACCACCTTGTTGACTTGGACGATGATTTTATTATGCATGCATCCAAACTGGCAAGAAAAGGCAAGAGAAGAAGTCTTCCGTGTGTTTGGAAAGAAAACGCCTGATTTATATGACATAAAACACCTCAAAATC GTGTCGATGATATTGAATGAAGTTTTGAGGCTATATCCAGTTGTAGTTCTTCTATTTAGGCACACCCACCAGAAAACAAATGTAGGAGGCCTTTCCATCCCTGCTGGGGTTGATTTCGTTTTTCCggttctttttcttcatcacGATCCAAAATATTGGGGTGAAGATGTTGAGGAGTTCAACCCCGAGAGATTTGCTGATGGAGTTGGGAAGGCATCAAAGGATGAAGTTGTATTCTTCCCATTTGGTTTGGGCCCTCGAACATGTATAGGGCAAACTTTTGCTGGGTTTGAAACAAAAGTGGCTCTGGCGATGATTCTTCAGCATTTTTCATTTGAGCTCTCACCTTCTTACACTCATGCTCCTGTTATGTCGATTTCCGTTAAGCCAAAACATGGAGCCCCAATCATACTACACAGAATATAA